One segment of Gemmatimonadales bacterium DNA contains the following:
- a CDS encoding GNAT family N-acetyltransferase, whose protein sequence is MTVRARPASASARVDAEVGSDLAALEPEWYALWSASTRATPFESPAWLMPWWHAFGRGTPRVATLRRAGRLAALLPCYLGEGGVMRAVGVGVSDRLDVIGDDRVDAADAALLLSALAGCADSRCIDLVALPADSPLLGATAPAGWRASREPDETCTTIALPIELSPRISYYRRHLERAHAEPPPRIVRVTEAGALPAALDALAAVHTARWESQGEPGVLADRAVTAFHREAAARLLAGGVLRLYLLEVHGAVTAAYYGLAAKGRAFAYITGFDPAWARFNVGTLVLAHAAEEAAREGARELDFLRGREPYKYAWGARDRLTWRLRLERTD, encoded by the coding sequence GTGACCGTGCGCGCGCGCCCAGCGTCCGCGAGCGCACGGGTCGACGCGGAGGTCGGCTCCGATCTCGCCGCGCTCGAGCCCGAGTGGTACGCGCTCTGGAGCGCCAGCACCCGCGCAACCCCGTTCGAGTCGCCGGCGTGGCTCATGCCGTGGTGGCACGCCTTCGGCCGGGGCACGCCGCGGGTGGCCACGCTCCGGCGCGCGGGCCGGCTGGCCGCGCTCCTGCCGTGCTACCTGGGCGAAGGCGGCGTGATGCGCGCCGTCGGCGTCGGCGTGAGCGACCGACTCGACGTCATCGGCGATGACAGGGTGGATGCGGCGGACGCGGCACTGCTCCTCTCCGCACTCGCGGGCTGCGCCGACTCGCGGTGCATCGATCTCGTCGCCCTCCCCGCCGACTCGCCGCTCCTCGGCGCCACGGCCCCGGCGGGCTGGCGGGCATCACGCGAGCCCGACGAGACCTGCACCACAATTGCCCTCCCCATCGAGCTCTCGCCGCGGATCAGCTACTACCGCCGCCATCTCGAGCGCGCCCACGCCGAGCCCCCGCCGCGGATCGTACGCGTCACCGAGGCGGGCGCGCTCCCGGCGGCGCTTGACGCGCTCGCGGCGGTCCACACGGCGCGCTGGGAATCGCAAGGCGAGCCGGGCGTGCTCGCCGACCGCGCGGTGACCGCATTCCATCGCGAAGCCGCGGCGCGGCTCCTCGCCGGCGGCGTGCTTCGGCTCTATCTGCTCGAAGTGCACGGTGCCGTAACCGCCGCGTACTACGGCCTTGCCGCCAAGGGACGCGCGTTCGCATACATCACCGGGTTCGACCCCGCGTGGGCGCGGTTCAACGTCGGCACGCTCGTCCTGGCGCACGCCGCCGAGGAAGCGGCGCGCGAGGGCGCGCGCGAGCTGGACTTCCTCCGGGGGCGCGAGCCGTACAAGTATGCCTGGGGGGCGCGCGACCGGCTCACCTGGCGGCTCCGACTGGAGCGCACGGACTGA
- a CDS encoding PAS domain S-box protein: MPEIPAGDELAALIELLPDGVLVHVDGRVRYANGAAARLFGAASVGELIGLDAVDLAHPAFRALVRERIYGVVGRRESSGPAEIELLRLDGATVAAEVIGTPIEFEGRPGVLAVFRDVTQRRRSAGALQRALQALGVSEARFRSIVEGMPVVFVARDEQGLISVWNREAERVTGYSREEMVGNTDAYALMYPDPAYRDAVLREREEMKELGDFRDREFTLTRKDGEKRTLSWSSRARTIPLTGLSSWSVAVDVTDRIALEAQYRQAQKMEAVGQLAGGVAHDFNNLLTAILSNAELAAADLPAGTPARHELDEIARAARRAAALTHKLLTFSRKQMQSARPLDLNAVVRDSAPLLTRVLDERTMLELELAPGLAPVRADPDQLELVLMNLVVNARDAMPEGGTVTIETAPLLVEPDVRPGSGGLAPGEYVRLTVRDTGVGIAPANVPHIFEPFFTTKPVGQGTGLGLAMVYGVVTQSGGAVRVESAPGRGTTFTLTFPCTTEPTAPMPERRPAVPGGSETILLVEDEAAVRASARRALERHGYTVVEARDGAEALALWRERGAAVQLVITDLRMPAMGGVELAAALRAERPSLPVIFMSGYAAGGPGEPLPPDTESTVIEKPFALEELLARVRGVLDARA; the protein is encoded by the coding sequence ATGCCCGAGATCCCTGCCGGCGACGAGCTCGCCGCCCTCATCGAGTTGCTGCCCGATGGCGTCCTCGTGCACGTGGACGGCCGCGTGCGTTACGCCAACGGCGCGGCAGCGCGGCTCTTCGGCGCCGCATCGGTCGGGGAGCTGATCGGCCTCGACGCTGTGGACCTGGCACACCCCGCGTTTCGCGCGCTCGTCCGCGAGCGCATCTACGGCGTCGTGGGCCGGCGGGAGAGCTCGGGCCCGGCGGAGATCGAGCTGCTGCGGCTCGATGGGGCGACGGTAGCGGCCGAAGTGATCGGCACACCGATCGAATTCGAGGGGCGTCCCGGGGTGCTGGCCGTCTTCCGCGACGTCACCCAGCGCCGCCGCTCGGCCGGCGCATTGCAGCGGGCCCTGCAAGCACTCGGCGTGAGCGAGGCGCGGTTCCGCTCCATCGTCGAGGGGATGCCGGTGGTCTTCGTCGCGCGCGACGAGCAGGGGCTCATCAGCGTATGGAACCGCGAGGCGGAGCGCGTCACCGGCTATTCGCGCGAGGAGATGGTGGGGAATACCGACGCCTACGCGCTCATGTACCCCGATCCGGCATACCGGGACGCGGTGCTGCGCGAGCGGGAGGAGATGAAGGAGCTGGGCGACTTCCGCGACCGCGAGTTCACCCTCACCCGGAAGGACGGCGAGAAGCGGACGCTCTCCTGGTCCTCCCGCGCGCGCACCATACCGCTGACGGGACTCTCCTCCTGGTCGGTGGCGGTCGACGTGACCGACCGGATCGCGCTCGAGGCGCAGTACCGGCAGGCGCAGAAGATGGAGGCGGTGGGCCAGCTCGCCGGCGGCGTGGCGCACGATTTCAACAACCTCCTCACCGCCATCCTGAGCAACGCCGAGCTGGCCGCGGCCGACCTCCCCGCCGGAACCCCGGCGCGGCATGAGCTGGACGAGATCGCCCGCGCCGCGCGCCGCGCCGCGGCGCTCACCCACAAGCTGCTCACCTTCAGCCGGAAGCAGATGCAGTCGGCCCGGCCGCTCGATCTCAACGCTGTGGTGCGGGACTCGGCCCCGCTGCTTACCCGGGTGCTGGACGAGCGCACGATGCTCGAGCTCGAGCTGGCACCCGGGCTCGCACCGGTGCGCGCCGATCCGGATCAACTCGAGCTGGTGCTGATGAACCTGGTGGTGAACGCGCGCGACGCGATGCCGGAGGGTGGCACCGTGACGATCGAGACCGCGCCGCTCCTGGTCGAGCCCGACGTGCGTCCCGGCAGCGGTGGCCTCGCGCCGGGCGAGTACGTGCGGCTCACCGTGCGCGACACCGGCGTCGGCATCGCACCGGCCAACGTCCCCCACATCTTCGAGCCGTTCTTCACCACCAAGCCGGTGGGCCAGGGCACCGGACTGGGACTCGCGATGGTCTACGGCGTGGTGACGCAGAGCGGCGGCGCGGTGCGGGTGGAGAGCGCGCCTGGGCGGGGCACCACGTTCACCCTCACCTTTCCGTGCACCACGGAACCCACGGCCCCGATGCCTGAGCGTCGCCCCGCGGTGCCGGGCGGCAGCGAGACCATTCTCCTGGTGGAAGACGAAGCGGCCGTGCGCGCCTCCGCCCGGCGGGCGCTCGAGCGACACGGGTACACCGTGGTGGAGGCGCGCGACGGCGCCGAGGCGCTGGCGCTCTGGCGCGAGCGCGGCGCGGCCGTGCAGCTCGTCATCACCGATCTACGCATGCCGGCCATGGGCGGCGTCGAGCTGGCCGCGGCGCTCAGGGCCGAGCGACCGAGCCTGCCCGTGATCTTCATGTCCGGTTACGCCGCCGGCGGTCCGGGCGAGCCCCTCCCACCCGACACGGAGTCGACTGTTATCGAGAAGCCGTTCGCGCTGGAGGAACTGCTGGCACGCGTGCGCGGCGTACTGGACGCGCGAGCCTGA